CAGTTCCCTCCCTCGCGGCGCCCATTTGAATAGATCCTGGCTAGGCCACATTCAAGGCCTTCTTAACGCTCGACACTATATGCTCAAGCTCCTTTACTCTTAACGTGTGATAAACCGGCAAGTGAAGCATGTTGGCAACAGCCAAGCTCGCTTTAGGACACTCGGTTCGATAATCCCTGAACATGTCAAGGTCTGCGCACGCGCTCATGTAACCGGTCGCAGTATCAACCCCCATTCTGAGCAGTTCCCG
This window of the bacterium genome carries:
- a CDS encoding DegT/DnrJ/EryC1/StrS family aminotransferase, with amino-acid sequence RELLRMGVDTATGYMSACADLDMFRDYRTECPKASLAVANMLHLPVYHTLRVKELEHIVSSVKKALNVA